One region of bacterium genomic DNA includes:
- a CDS encoding uroporphyrinogen decarboxylase family protein gives MSSPQKVITPCRQKWKGTMTDRQRFNNQMQYLPVDRCFNMEFGYWEENFSEWDLFTKNNIKNNDEADVFFSFDKQAVTGGNVWMSPPFPHAVIEETANTKIVMNGDGLLAEVPKDGHDTIPHYIKASIVTPDDWKRCKEERFRLDDPARKVNIEAMKRAHPTTRDYPLGVWCGSMIGKIRDMLTFEGLAYAGFDYPEMVEDMVETSCQLVENALDQMLPQMDFDFAAGWEDICFKNGPIVSADFFRDVVMPRYKRISKRLQAAGIKLWWIDCDGDVRPILKYMMEGGMNCLFPFEVNGCAHPAELLAEYGKELRIMGGFDKIEMAKGPDAIKAYMKTLIPLVERGGYIPFCDHRCPPNVKPEYYLYYLDLKEQMFGLKS, from the coding sequence ATGAGCTCTCCCCAAAAAGTGATCACTCCCTGCCGTCAAAAATGGAAGGGCACCATGACTGACCGCCAGCGCTTCAACAACCAGATGCAGTATCTCCCGGTTGACCGCTGTTTCAACATGGAGTTTGGCTACTGGGAAGAGAACTTCAGCGAATGGGATCTATTTACAAAAAACAACATTAAGAATAATGACGAGGCGGATGTATTTTTCAGCTTTGATAAACAGGCCGTGACGGGAGGCAATGTATGGATGAGTCCGCCGTTCCCCCATGCGGTGATTGAGGAAACCGCGAACACGAAAATTGTCATGAACGGGGATGGTTTGCTGGCCGAGGTCCCCAAGGATGGCCACGACACAATCCCCCATTACATCAAGGCCAGCATCGTGACCCCGGACGACTGGAAACGCTGCAAGGAAGAACGGTTCCGGCTGGACGATCCCGCGCGCAAGGTAAATATCGAAGCGATGAAACGCGCTCATCCCACGACCCGGGACTATCCCCTGGGCGTCTGGTGCGGCTCAATGATCGGTAAAATTCGTGACATGCTGACTTTTGAGGGTCTCGCCTACGCTGGCTTTGACTACCCGGAAATGGTTGAGGACATGGTCGAAACGTCCTGCCAACTCGTCGAGAATGCCCTCGACCAGATGCTCCCCCAAATGGATTTCGACTTCGCGGCTGGCTGGGAGGATATTTGCTTTAAAAATGGGCCCATCGTCTCGGCCGATTTCTTCCGCGACGTCGTGATGCCTCGCTACAAACGAATTTCCAAACGCCTCCAAGCCGCAGGAATCAAGCTCTGGTGGATTGATTGTGATGGCGATGTGAGACCCATTTTAAAATATATGATGGAAGGGGGCATGAATTGCCTGTTCCCCTTTGAAGTCAATGGCTGCGCCCACCCGGCAGAACTGCTGGCTGAGTACGGCAAAGAACTGCGCATCATGGGCGGGTTCGATAAAATCGAGATGGCCAAAGGCCCCGACGCCATCAAAGCTTATATGAAAACCTTGATTCCGCTTGTCGAACGTGGCGGTTACATCCCGTTCTGCGATCATCGGTGCCCCCCCAATGTGAAACCGGAATATTACCTCTATTACCTGGATCTCAAGGAACAGATGTTCGGTCTGAAATCATAA
- a CDS encoding ATPase, T2SS/T4P/T4SS family: MNYANKILAYLGEPDRFSQVLLIAGAPPVEKVGTQFKIVLNTVLTPEDIRDTLAIFASHARRTGPSDLGKQGVFAFGMPNQGRFKIYYLTQRGSDFVSIQRMPFDVPKLENLLAQPAQLSQVDEALAQSGGGIVLFTGPSPDTLMRFMYATLARVNDSRNMVIYVLEQHLSFLLKHRNSIVIQVEVGIDVPTLSEGIRNGLFLTPDLMYVSNPKTPEEFEALMCAAQAGALVLVSAIAINEQHLLGDLEKRLQDDFPLLCHHILKTISVNADPAGSITLT, from the coding sequence ATGAATTATGCCAACAAAATTCTGGCTTACCTAGGCGAGCCGGATCGATTTTCACAGGTATTACTCATTGCGGGCGCCCCCCCCGTCGAAAAAGTGGGGACGCAATTCAAGATCGTCCTCAACACGGTACTTACCCCTGAGGATATCCGTGACACGCTGGCGATCTTTGCAAGTCACGCCCGGCGTACGGGGCCTTCAGATTTGGGCAAACAAGGGGTTTTTGCTTTCGGCATGCCGAATCAGGGCCGATTCAAAATTTATTATCTGACGCAACGGGGTAGTGATTTTGTCTCAATCCAGCGTATGCCTTTTGACGTCCCTAAGCTGGAAAACCTTCTCGCTCAGCCAGCTCAACTTTCGCAGGTCGACGAGGCCCTGGCTCAATCCGGTGGAGGAATTGTCCTTTTTACCGGCCCTTCACCCGACACCTTGATGCGTTTCATGTACGCTACACTGGCCCGCGTGAACGATTCTAGAAACATGGTGATCTACGTTTTGGAACAACACCTGTCATTCCTTCTGAAACATCGGAACTCCATCGTGATTCAAGTCGAGGTGGGCATTGATGTCCCGACCCTTTCGGAGGGAATCCGCAACGGACTTTTCCTCACTCCTGATTTGATGTATGTCAGCAATCCAAAAACGCCGGAGGAGTTCGAGGCACTCATGTGCGCCGCCCAGGCAGGCGCGCTGGTGCTCGTAAGTGCCATCGCCATTAATGAACAGCATCTGTTGGGAGATCTGGAAAAACGGTTGCAAGATGACTTTCCTCTCCTGTGCCACCATATCCTTAAAACGATCAGCGTGAACGCGGATCCGGCGGGATCGATAACCCTGACATAA
- a CDS encoding aldo/keto reductase encodes MKMPSNSEPLNCKADTMRYRPFGKTGMTVSALSFGCMRLGEDQPYNTSLIAQAIDMGVNYFETTRYYLGGTCQHRTAPGLVGKTAGVIISGKEGIGPDQTAYRFRKEIERQLDILGLTHFKFFQVGWFAWANMPHLLKRGGVLEAIRSAQNEGLIQHVGFTGHDTPENFTRCIETGLFDSLTVPYNLLNRQYEPTIKRAGELGVGVVAMCPVAGGMLSFESDKLKEALKMDLPTTEMALRFVLSNPNVSTACSGMNRTEQLDQNVKTVREFVPGSVDFEAMCEGLDRLRATLGDRFCTMCRYCMPCPQGVDIPRHMEVYRNWKCFGLSDWPQSGLKGIPEAQSAARCNECGACEQKCPNSLGIRAMLRELRM; translated from the coding sequence ATGAAGATGCCTTCAAACAGTGAGCCTTTAAACTGCAAAGCGGATACCATGCGATATCGTCCCTTTGGTAAGACCGGTATGACCGTGTCCGCCCTGTCTTTTGGTTGTATGCGTTTGGGCGAGGATCAGCCTTATAACACTTCGCTCATTGCTCAGGCCATAGATATGGGAGTCAATTATTTCGAGACTACACGGTATTACCTGGGCGGCACCTGTCAGCATCGTACGGCTCCGGGACTTGTTGGTAAAACAGCAGGGGTTATTATTTCCGGTAAGGAAGGCATCGGTCCCGACCAGACGGCTTACCGGTTCCGAAAGGAGATCGAGCGCCAGCTCGATATTCTCGGGCTGACTCACTTCAAGTTTTTCCAGGTTGGCTGGTTTGCCTGGGCCAATATGCCGCATCTGCTTAAACGTGGTGGTGTGCTTGAAGCCATCCGAAGCGCCCAGAATGAAGGTCTGATTCAGCATGTCGGGTTTACCGGCCACGATACGCCGGAGAATTTCACCCGATGCATTGAGACGGGGTTATTTGACAGCCTGACTGTTCCTTACAATTTATTGAATCGTCAGTATGAGCCGACCATCAAGCGGGCAGGGGAACTGGGTGTGGGCGTTGTGGCGATGTGCCCTGTCGCCGGGGGGATGTTATCCTTTGAATCCGACAAGTTGAAGGAAGCGCTCAAGATGGATCTGCCTACCACCGAGATGGCACTACGATTTGTTCTTTCCAATCCAAACGTGAGCACTGCCTGCTCCGGCATGAATCGAACGGAACAGCTCGATCAGAACGTTAAAACGGTTCGGGAGTTTGTGCCCGGCTCGGTTGATTTTGAGGCGATGTGTGAAGGCCTGGATCGGTTGCGCGCCACATTGGGCGACCGTTTTTGTACGATGTGCCGTTATTGTATGCCTTGTCCGCAAGGGGTTGACATTCCGCGGCATATGGAGGTTTACAGGAACTGGAAGTGTTTTGGCCTTTCGGATTGGCCTCAGAGCGGACTCAAGGGGATTCCGGAGGCGCAAAGCGCCGCCCGATGTAACGAGTGCGGCGCGTGCGAGCAGAAATGTCCTAATAGTCTGGGCATCCGGGCCATGCTGCGCGAACTCCGCATGTGA
- a CDS encoding HAD family phosphatase, protein MPIKAYIFDLDGTLLDSEILWCKAMQQLIYSRGLPVTDSYACELVFGRSWGDILARLRQDYPSITEAAWVLEQESQQYYETLHATVDIRIHGSIDLLKKLAERYPVAIVSGSTRRQIADAIALMDIHDYVQFYLGNEDYPRGKPDPSGFLLAACHFGIDPENCLVFEDSSAGVRAAKAAGMHCVALHQKGHPPQDVSMADEILSDLAEFHLDL, encoded by the coding sequence ATGCCGATTAAGGCCTATATATTCGATTTAGACGGCACCCTATTGGATTCCGAAATACTTTGGTGCAAGGCCATGCAACAGCTTATTTACAGCCGGGGCCTGCCCGTAACTGATTCCTATGCCTGCGAGTTGGTCTTTGGTCGCTCCTGGGGTGACATCCTCGCCCGACTGCGTCAGGATTATCCATCAATCACAGAAGCGGCCTGGGTTCTTGAGCAGGAAAGTCAGCAATACTATGAAACCCTCCACGCCACCGTGGATATCCGGATTCACGGCTCCATCGACCTTCTTAAAAAACTGGCCGAGCGGTACCCTGTCGCCATCGTCTCCGGATCAACACGCCGCCAGATCGCTGATGCCATCGCGTTGATGGATATTCACGATTACGTTCAATTCTACCTGGGTAACGAGGATTATCCCCGCGGCAAGCCCGACCCCTCGGGATTCCTCCTTGCCGCCTGCCATTTCGGGATTGACCCGGAAAACTGTTTGGTTTTCGAGGACTCTTCCGCTGGCGTACGCGCCGCCAAAGCTGCGGGCATGCACTGCGTTGCATTGCATCAGAAGGGGCATCCGCCTCAAGACGTGAGCATGGCAGATGAAATCCTGTCCGATCTTGCAGAGTTTCACTTGGACTTATGA
- the alaS gene encoding alanine--tRNA ligase, whose translation MTKSAMTVAEIRQSFMDFYKSKQHQIVPSSPVVLQADPTLLFVNAGMNQFKEIFLGARVSQYGRVANSQKCIRVSGKHNDLEEVGHDTYHHTFFEMLGNWSFGDYYKRESIAWGWELLTKVWGLPKNRLWATVYKNDDEAIAIWKEVTDIDPTHILKFAEKDNFWEMGETGPCGPCSEIHFDRTVNGCTPDMINAGLQEVIEIWNHVFMQYNRRQDGSLEELPAKHVDTGMGLERVVSVIQGKTSNYDTDIFQPVIQKMVQMSGYPYEGSGGVAMRVIADHLRTLAFAIGDGVLPSNDGRGYVLRRLLRRAVRYGRKIGFTKPFMTALLPTLEETMGAQYPELGQHRKEIARAILAEEESFSVTLDRGLFLFDEVTADVVASRSTVFPGDAAFKLYDTYGFPLDLTVVIAKEKGLDVDEKRFAVLMDEQRKRARNARKAATADADVDLVSDLVASGIKTKFIGYAGLSGKAPVLKLLGKDAAGASAVVEAMFEGQEGAILLAETSFYPEKGGQVGDRGTITGPDGEFEVTDTRQPTEGIVLHVGRVTRGKITASEMVSATVDPERRAATARHHTATHLMQFALKEIVGTSIKQAGSMVSPERLRFDFNYFQALTPLELAAVERRVNELIIANASVGISEMALKDVPGSGIVAIFDEKYGDTVRVVNVGGFSRELCGGTHVSATGTIGLFRIVSECSIASGVRRIEAVTGIPAYDAMCNDRSMLEGLAKRFSVSAVEIPGRVDTLVDQVKALEKQIRDNENAAAMQKLDGVLAAAAEVKGVKLMAVAVGEVSPDALKNLAEAALEKAGSAVVVLGATSDGKAQFIVVVSPDLVKKGVHAGKIIKEVAKIAGGGGGGQPAMARAGGKDVSKIAEAVAKASELV comes from the coding sequence ATGACGAAATCAGCAATGACGGTGGCAGAAATCAGGCAATCGTTTATGGACTTCTACAAGTCCAAGCAACATCAGATTGTCCCCAGTTCGCCTGTGGTATTGCAAGCGGATCCGACGCTTCTGTTCGTCAACGCCGGGATGAACCAGTTCAAGGAAATCTTTCTGGGTGCCCGTGTGAGCCAGTATGGGCGGGTTGCTAACAGTCAGAAGTGTATTCGCGTAAGCGGCAAACATAACGACCTCGAAGAGGTCGGCCATGATACCTATCATCATACCTTTTTCGAGATGCTGGGGAATTGGTCTTTCGGGGATTACTACAAGCGGGAATCCATCGCCTGGGGCTGGGAACTGCTAACTAAGGTCTGGGGACTCCCCAAAAACCGTCTGTGGGCTACGGTTTATAAGAATGATGATGAGGCAATTGCCATCTGGAAAGAGGTCACTGACATTGATCCAACCCATATTTTGAAATTTGCCGAAAAGGATAACTTCTGGGAAATGGGTGAAACCGGCCCCTGCGGGCCCTGCTCTGAAATTCATTTTGACCGTACGGTCAATGGCTGCACACCGGATATGATCAATGCCGGTCTGCAGGAGGTGATCGAAATCTGGAATCACGTCTTCATGCAGTACAATCGTCGACAAGATGGGTCTCTCGAGGAGCTTCCTGCCAAACACGTCGATACCGGGATGGGGTTGGAACGTGTGGTTTCCGTGATTCAGGGGAAGACCTCCAACTACGACACCGACATCTTTCAGCCCGTGATCCAGAAGATGGTCCAGATGAGTGGGTATCCCTATGAAGGATCGGGAGGGGTGGCGATGCGGGTGATTGCCGATCACCTCCGGACGCTCGCCTTTGCCATTGGTGATGGGGTGCTTCCCTCTAATGACGGGCGGGGATATGTGTTGCGTCGTTTACTGCGCCGTGCGGTTCGCTATGGACGGAAGATCGGCTTTACCAAGCCCTTTATGACGGCGCTACTGCCCACACTGGAGGAGACGATGGGTGCTCAATACCCGGAGTTAGGTCAACATCGCAAAGAGATTGCCCGGGCTATTCTGGCTGAGGAGGAGAGTTTCTCTGTGACCCTTGACCGGGGGCTTTTCCTGTTTGATGAGGTGACTGCCGACGTGGTTGCTTCTAGGAGTACTGTGTTCCCCGGAGATGCGGCCTTCAAACTCTACGATACCTACGGGTTCCCGCTGGACCTGACCGTGGTAATCGCCAAAGAAAAAGGTTTGGATGTCGATGAAAAGCGGTTTGCTGTTTTGATGGATGAGCAGCGGAAACGGGCTCGGAATGCCCGCAAGGCGGCCACGGCGGACGCTGATGTGGATCTGGTGTCGGATCTTGTTGCGAGTGGTATCAAAACGAAATTCATCGGTTACGCCGGCCTTTCCGGCAAAGCCCCTGTACTGAAACTATTGGGCAAGGATGCCGCTGGGGCTAGTGCTGTGGTGGAAGCAATGTTCGAAGGGCAGGAAGGCGCCATTCTGCTGGCGGAAACATCTTTTTATCCAGAAAAAGGCGGACAAGTCGGGGATCGTGGAACCATTACCGGCCCCGATGGTGAGTTTGAAGTGACGGATACCCGGCAACCGACCGAAGGAATCGTTCTTCATGTGGGGCGGGTGACGCGCGGTAAAATAACGGCAAGTGAGATGGTGTCAGCCACTGTGGACCCCGAGAGACGGGCGGCGACGGCCCGTCACCATACGGCAACGCATTTAATGCAGTTTGCCTTGAAAGAGATTGTGGGCACCAGCATTAAGCAGGCTGGCTCCATGGTTTCTCCCGAGCGGCTGCGGTTTGACTTTAATTACTTCCAGGCGCTAACACCGCTTGAGCTGGCTGCCGTAGAGCGCCGTGTTAATGAACTGATTATTGCCAATGCGTCTGTTGGCATCAGTGAGATGGCTCTTAAAGATGTGCCCGGATCGGGGATTGTTGCCATCTTTGATGAGAAATATGGTGACACCGTGAGGGTCGTGAATGTAGGTGGATTCAGTCGTGAGCTCTGTGGGGGAACTCATGTATCGGCCACGGGCACAATTGGCCTGTTCAGGATCGTGTCGGAATGTTCCATCGCTTCCGGAGTTCGGCGCATCGAGGCCGTGACCGGCATCCCGGCCTATGACGCGATGTGTAATGACCGGTCTATGTTGGAGGGCTTGGCCAAGCGTTTCAGTGTGTCGGCAGTCGAAATCCCCGGACGTGTGGACACTCTTGTGGATCAGGTGAAGGCGCTTGAAAAGCAGATCAGGGATAACGAAAATGCCGCAGCGATGCAGAAGTTAGATGGTGTTCTGGCCGCTGCGGCAGAGGTAAAAGGGGTCAAACTGATGGCCGTTGCGGTGGGCGAGGTTTCTCCTGATGCCCTGAAGAATCTCGCGGAAGCGGCTCTCGAAAAGGCTGGATCTGCTGTTGTGGTTCTCGGTGCGACAAGCGATGGTAAGGCCCAGTTTATCGTGGTTGTGAGCCCTGATCTTGTGAAGAAGGGAGTCCATGCCGGCAAGATTATCAAGGAAGTGGCCAAGATCGCGGGCGGCGGCGGTGGTGGTCAGCCGGCCATGGCGCGGGCTGGTGGCAAAGATGTGAGTAAGATTGCCGAGGCGGTGGCGAAGGCAAGTGAATTGGTATAG
- a CDS encoding O-antigen ligase family protein has product MMAAAIFLTLVGSMLFLTISGGGLFPITVGIVAIATSALACVVTHRNSGSRPHLEISLALILLFILITALPLPPALDALAGSLRHQQNQAVVTSIHEAAQYGALPLMEEPWFCLSRNRAGTLRFFLLLAAAISACLLTAALPSKGRLLFLGFLALLGTGVGIAGHIGQWKIPQGDTLWWFIPVPHAPTSPVGCFLNRNHFGGFVAMLCPVALALAAHSISTRRWVGAIFYFGLTSLMGCVVFMSLSRGAMLAMAVGLVTTALIITFRHRLLWGGILLCLMAAGSGLLVTQSPAIRTRLAGIHNPAQVDSVNSRLNEWKESLRVWPHYPILGAGANALRMVYPQYRQTSVGARLIHAENEYIQLVAECGLLGVGLVFMVAWSLRQRLKQASARPPAVIITAVSGALSVTAIHCIFDFPAHLPIYALVLGALVGLLLTPVPETHPRCWLTMTPALIALLGTIAIACYQPSAVRTMDDPNYLYKAKYRDLHRALIWAPTSSAWLYLGRTMFKEGSIVRNGPLCSQAESLMTRAATLDPQNYWLWYEVGQIRLSLDDKQRATEAFQKAQALRSWMTPPVIPGGSTP; this is encoded by the coding sequence ATGATGGCAGCGGCAATATTTTTAACGCTGGTGGGGTCTATGCTGTTCCTGACCATTAGTGGTGGCGGCCTTTTCCCCATTACAGTCGGCATTGTGGCAATAGCAACCAGCGCACTGGCCTGCGTGGTCACCCACCGGAATTCCGGATCCCGCCCCCATCTCGAGATTAGCCTCGCACTCATCCTCCTCTTCATTCTGATTACCGCCCTTCCCCTGCCGCCGGCCCTGGATGCACTCGCCGGCTCATTGCGACATCAACAAAATCAGGCTGTTGTGACATCGATCCATGAGGCAGCACAATATGGGGCACTCCCCCTGATGGAGGAGCCCTGGTTCTGCCTGAGCCGGAACCGGGCGGGTACGCTCCGCTTTTTTCTCCTGCTGGCAGCCGCCATAAGTGCGTGCCTCCTGACTGCTGCCTTACCCTCAAAAGGCAGACTATTATTCTTGGGTTTCCTGGCCCTGCTGGGAACGGGTGTTGGAATAGCCGGACATATCGGCCAATGGAAAATTCCACAGGGGGATACCCTGTGGTGGTTTATTCCGGTCCCCCATGCACCCACTTCACCGGTAGGTTGCTTCCTCAACCGCAACCACTTCGGGGGATTTGTAGCCATGCTTTGTCCAGTTGCCCTGGCGCTCGCCGCCCATTCCATCAGTACACGACGATGGGTTGGCGCCATTTTTTATTTTGGACTGACCAGCCTGATGGGATGCGTGGTCTTCATGTCACTTTCCCGTGGTGCCATGCTGGCCATGGCTGTCGGCCTGGTAACAACGGCCCTGATCATTACCTTTCGACACCGACTACTCTGGGGGGGCATACTTCTCTGTTTAATGGCGGCAGGTAGTGGCCTGTTGGTTACACAAAGTCCGGCCATCCGCACACGTCTGGCAGGGATTCATAACCCGGCACAAGTTGACAGCGTTAACAGTCGTCTGAATGAATGGAAGGAATCCCTGCGAGTCTGGCCCCATTACCCCATCCTAGGGGCCGGAGCCAACGCCCTCCGCATGGTATACCCCCAATATCGGCAGACCAGTGTCGGCGCCCGTTTGATCCATGCAGAAAATGAATACATCCAACTCGTAGCCGAATGCGGGCTGCTGGGAGTGGGACTTGTCTTCATGGTGGCATGGAGCCTTCGACAAAGACTGAAACAAGCTTCTGCACGACCTCCTGCAGTCATCATTACCGCGGTTTCAGGCGCTCTGTCTGTCACGGCCATCCACTGCATCTTTGATTTCCCTGCTCATCTTCCGATCTATGCGCTTGTTCTGGGTGCGCTGGTCGGATTATTACTTACCCCGGTGCCAGAAACTCATCCCCGCTGTTGGCTGACCATGACGCCAGCACTGATCGCGCTTCTTGGGACTATCGCCATTGCCTGCTATCAACCCTCCGCGGTACGAACCATGGATGATCCAAATTATCTCTATAAGGCCAAATACCGGGACTTGCACCGTGCGCTGATCTGGGCACCAACATCATCGGCCTGGCTTTATCTGGGACGGACCATGTTTAAAGAAGGTTCGATAGTAAGGAATGGTCCTCTTTGCAGCCAGGCGGAATCCTTAATGACCCGTGCCGCGACACTGGATCCTCAAAATTACTGGCTTTGGTATGAAGTGGGCCAGATCCGGCTCAGCCTTGATGATAAGCAGCGGGCCACCGAGGCCTTTCAAAAGGCTCAAGCGCTCCGATCCTGGATGACCCCACCCGTAATCCCTGGGGGATCCACACCATGA
- a CDS encoding MFS transporter: MQISRQRLSLCIYLLPAVADMVVAQFMFINAIRLSQQGASATIVANTLTTWSLVYLVACPVIGRFITAANASRLMVASMGGLSVLSLLFTLIPGVIGVYILMALAGIATALFFLPFQVFMKAVDGANNKPLTYSTGLYTFAWSMGFAIGPFVSGLLMELGTSTPDVANTGWKCACYFASVMSALTGIAIFFLRDFAQSPQTNTDRLVVTPLPPESKPVNYSRQSDLAWLGWISAGVGVIVLTFIRAVFPVRGETFLHLTQSFQGLLFFLLSAAQGLTGLALCWSRFWMYRPTTIAIFGSLGMAGMLMLGFAQSPLILCTGAIVFGIYAGSFFFYLVFHALVHPQRSSQYVAINESVVGICTMLGAMLGGLLADRFGFGTLYATGATLILLALILQGFIHNRKPLR; encoded by the coding sequence ATGCAAATTTCTCGACAGCGATTATCTCTCTGCATTTACTTACTGCCAGCGGTTGCCGATATGGTGGTTGCCCAGTTTATGTTCATCAATGCGATCCGTCTGTCGCAGCAAGGGGCAAGCGCCACGATCGTAGCCAATACCCTTACCACATGGAGCCTGGTCTATCTTGTGGCCTGCCCGGTAATTGGACGATTTATCACCGCCGCGAATGCATCGCGCCTGATGGTGGCCTCCATGGGTGGTCTTTCAGTGCTGAGCCTGCTCTTTACCCTCATTCCCGGGGTTATCGGGGTTTACATCCTCATGGCGCTGGCGGGCATTGCAACGGCGCTATTCTTTCTGCCATTTCAGGTCTTCATGAAGGCCGTGGATGGGGCCAATAACAAACCCCTCACCTACTCGACCGGACTTTACACCTTTGCCTGGAGCATGGGCTTTGCCATCGGCCCCTTTGTCTCCGGACTTCTGATGGAACTTGGCACCTCAACACCGGATGTCGCCAACACAGGCTGGAAATGCGCCTGCTATTTCGCATCAGTCATGTCGGCCCTGACAGGAATAGCCATTTTCTTTCTGAGAGACTTTGCCCAGTCACCGCAAACCAATACTGATCGACTCGTCGTGACGCCCCTCCCTCCCGAATCAAAACCAGTGAACTATTCGCGTCAATCTGACCTCGCCTGGCTTGGGTGGATCAGTGCAGGCGTGGGTGTCATCGTACTTACATTTATTCGCGCCGTCTTCCCTGTACGCGGAGAAACCTTCCTTCATCTGACTCAAAGTTTTCAAGGGCTGCTCTTTTTCTTACTAAGTGCCGCCCAGGGGCTGACGGGATTAGCATTATGCTGGAGTCGGTTCTGGATGTACCGCCCCACCACAATAGCAATATTTGGCAGCTTGGGTATGGCGGGAATGCTGATGCTGGGCTTTGCTCAATCTCCCCTAATACTCTGCACTGGTGCCATAGTGTTCGGGATCTATGCAGGCAGCTTTTTCTTCTACCTGGTTTTTCACGCTCTGGTTCACCCCCAGAGAAGTTCGCAATATGTGGCGATCAATGAAAGTGTGGTGGGCATCTGCACGATGCTGGGCGCCATGCTGGGAGGACTCCTGGCCGACCGATTCGGGTTCGGCACACTCTACGCCACAGGCGCAACCCTCATTCTACTGGCCTTAATCCTGCAAGGGTTCATCCACAACCGCAAACCGTTGAGGTAA
- a CDS encoding MarC family protein gives MHNFWLCFVPLFVAVDAVGVLPMFLALTEGIDQQKLRKVIWQSLITGTLVAIVFVMIGKAVFQLLGITTSDFMVAGGVLLFAISLRDLLVSNKHPDPEDPDSLGAVPVGVPLIVGPAVLTTILLLVDQYGIIPTISAAIMNILLAGIVFHFAGFITSLLGRAGTKAVSKLASLLLAAIAVMMVRKGIIQFMH, from the coding sequence ATGCATAATTTCTGGTTGTGTTTTGTGCCGCTGTTTGTTGCCGTGGATGCGGTGGGTGTGCTTCCGATGTTTTTGGCCCTGACCGAGGGCATTGACCAACAGAAGCTCCGGAAGGTGATCTGGCAATCACTGATTACCGGCACCCTGGTGGCGATTGTTTTTGTGATGATCGGGAAGGCTGTATTCCAACTGCTGGGGATCACGACTTCCGACTTCATGGTCGCGGGGGGAGTTCTGCTTTTTGCCATTTCATTGCGCGATCTTCTGGTGAGCAATAAACATCCGGATCCAGAGGATCCTGATAGTCTCGGCGCTGTTCCAGTTGGGGTTCCCCTGATTGTCGGGCCAGCGGTGCTGACCACCATCTTACTGCTCGTCGATCAGTATGGAATTATTCCCACGATCTCTGCCGCCATCATGAACATTCTGCTGGCTGGTATTGTTTTCCACTTCGCCGGTTTCATTACCTCCCTTTTGGGCCGGGCAGGTACCAAAGCCGTCTCCAAACTGGCCAGTCTCCTGCTCGCCGCGATCGCCGTGATGATGGTGCGAAAAGGTATCATCCAATTCATGCATTAG
- a CDS encoding AraC family transcriptional regulator, whose protein sequence is MDDGWVFMDNNKKFIQLTVNELRPVVSVANYLEVSRGRYWGERQIPDFELILIIEGRFAYETRTASPLILSAGDVLLIPPMEWHTVRRVDELAHAVFSCIHGELIPGASWAQGDYGFSPPPQRVTRTDGDTAIHDLFMRCRTVFEGYDKYRAVLLETILKEIWVRLAGFWSGGQSGVFSGRMKVMVSYLRTHLDQKITRRSLAHVFGVTPEHVNALFRKQLGVTPTQFIHREQMQLAYRYLRDEGLSVKETAARLGYDDPFYFSRVFKRVMHRTPASVR, encoded by the coding sequence ATGGATGACGGTTGGGTTTTCATGGACAATAATAAGAAATTTATTCAGCTAACGGTGAATGAGCTTCGCCCTGTTGTGAGTGTTGCGAATTACTTGGAGGTCAGTCGCGGGCGGTATTGGGGCGAACGACAAATACCGGATTTCGAATTAATCCTGATTATCGAAGGACGTTTTGCCTATGAAACCCGAACGGCTTCTCCCCTTATTTTGAGCGCCGGAGATGTATTGCTGATTCCCCCGATGGAGTGGCACACTGTCAGGCGGGTAGATGAGCTGGCTCATGCAGTTTTTAGTTGTATTCATGGCGAGCTCATTCCCGGTGCGAGCTGGGCGCAGGGAGACTATGGCTTTTCGCCACCCCCCCAGCGGGTGACCCGAACGGACGGCGATACCGCCATTCATGACCTGTTTATGCGCTGTCGGACGGTGTTCGAGGGGTATGATAAATATCGGGCGGTGTTGCTTGAGACCATACTTAAGGAAATCTGGGTGAGGTTAGCTGGGTTCTGGAGTGGAGGGCAGTCGGGCGTTTTTTCAGGGCGGATGAAGGTCATGGTGTCATATCTTCGTACTCATCTCGACCAGAAGATCACCCGGCGCAGTTTAGCTCATGTATTTGGGGTTACCCCGGAACATGTGAATGCGTTGTTTAGGAAACAGCTTGGAGTCACGCCCACCCAGTTCATTCATCGCGAGCAGATGCAGTTGGCCTACCGCTATCTGCGTGATGAGGGACTCAGTGTCAAGGAGACGGCCGCACGCCTGGGATATGATGATCCCTTTTATTTTTCGAGGGTATTCAAGCGCGTGATGCATCGGACACCTGCTTCTGTTAGGTAG